A single Cucumis melo cultivar AY chromosome 4, USDA_Cmelo_AY_1.0, whole genome shotgun sequence DNA region contains:
- the LOC103494913 gene encoding microtubule-associated protein TORTIFOLIA1 — protein sequence MSSQAPKSSRPSKPPNQSPPTSRSSASSLSSHLAMVELKQRILTALSKLADRDTQQIAIDDLEKIIQSISPEAIPMLLNCLYDSSADPKPAVKKESLRLLTVVCASHSDSTSTHLTKIIAHIIRRVKDSDSGVKDSCRDAIGALSAQYLKGDNSGGGDNGGLGSVVALFVKPLFEAMGEQNKGVQSGAALCMAKMVECAASPPIMAFQKLCPRICKLLNNPNFLAKASLLPVVSNLSQVGAIGQQSLENLLPSIHELLGSSDWGTRKAAADALSALALHSSNFITDGGASTLAVLEACRFDKIKPVRDSMTEALQLWKKLAGKTDGAAESQNASQDGENHEPAELSQTSDLTSANSPQGGRSLDKDKSEEPIPVLNSASKTKCGSISDKAAVILKKKVPALTDKELNPEFFQKLETRGSGDLPVEVVLPRRHASSSNTNDEKSEPDNSNAGGRSTRVENTNTDDFQRAFNKFRDSERGQMAKMRDNDDFERDKWHEGKINGRDSRTRAYNVNEQNDISQRESSGARSDFSKMDAQSESAFINNKGSWSAIQRQLLQLERQQAHLMNMLQDFMGGSHDSMITLENRVRGLERVVEDMARDLSVSSGRRGNFPLGFEGSSNRHLGKYSGFSDYPVAKFGRNNDGRVSFGERFVQSEGIGANMRGRSAAWRPDMNESWDYPAYMSRNGQMGSKRSLDASMDNRSSKSEQESDQGGNRRAWDKGAGPLRLGEGPSARSVWQASKDEATLEAIRVAGEDNGISRTPKVAIPELTAEALVEDNAGQERDPVWTSWTNAMDALQAGDMDTAYAEVLSTGDDILLIKLMERTGPAVDQLSNEIVIEIFRAVGQFLLEQNLFDICLSWIQQLVEIVLDNGPDCVGIPMEVKKELLINFHEASSTMDPPDDWEGASPDQLLSQLASAWRIDIGQLQ from the exons ATGAGTTCTCAAGCACCCAAATCGTCGAGACCTTCAAAACCCCCAAATCAATCGCCACCCACATCCAGATCCTCGGCTTCTTCTCTATCTTCCCATCTCGCCATGGTTGAACTCAAACAAAGGATTCTTACCGCTCTCTCTAAGCTTGCCGATCGAGACACCCAACAGATCGCCATTGACGACCTGGAGAAAATTATCCAGTCCATTTCCCCGGAAGCCATTCCTATGCTCCTCAATTGCCTCTACGACTCCTCTGCTGACCCAAAACCCGCTGTGAAGAAAGAGTCATTGCGGCTTCTAACTGTTGTTTGTGCTTCCCATAGTGATTCTACTTCAACCCATTTAACTAAAATTATAGCCCACATCATAAGAAGGGTTAAGGATTCTGATTCTGGGGTGAAGGATTCGTGTAGAGATGCCATTGGTGCATTGTCGGCGCAGTACTTGAAAGGGGATAATTCTGGCGGTGGTGACAATGGAGGTCTTGGGTCTGTGGTAGCATTGTTTGTTAAGCCACTGTTTGAGGCAATGGGAGAACAGAACAAGGGCGTTCAATCTGGGGCTGCATTGTGTATGGCTAAGATGGTGGAGTGTGCGGCCAGCCCACCCATCATGGCCTTTCAGAAGCTTTGTCCCAGGATCTGTAAGTTGCTCAACAATCCAAACTTTTTGGCAAAGGCTTCACTCCTCCCTGTGGTATCCAATTTATCACAG GTTGGTGCTATTGGACAACAGAGTTTGGAAAATTTGCTACCAAGTATTCATGAGTTACTTGGGAGCAGTGACTGGGGAACACGCAAGGCAGCAGCTGATGCACTAAGTGCATTAGCATTGCATTCAAGCAATTTCATCACAGATGGAGGTGCTTCCACTTTGGCAGTACTCGAGGCTTGCCGTTTTGACAAG ATAAAACCCGTTCGTGACAGCATGACAGAGGCACTACAACTATGGAAAAAACTTGCTGGTAAAACAGATGGTGCTGCAGAAAGTCAAAATGCATCTCAAG ACGGTGAAAACCATGAACCAGCGGAGTTGTCTCAAACGTCTGACTTGACAAGTGCAAATTCCCCTCAGGGAGGGAGGTCACTAGACAAAGATAAATCCGAGGAACCTATCCCTGTATTGAATTCAGCTTCAAAAACCAAATGTGGTAGTATTTCAGATAAAGCAGCTGTAATATTGAAGAAGAAAGTACCTGCTTTAACTGACAAAGAGTTGAACCCGGAATTCTTTCAGAAACTCGAAACTAGGGGGTCTGGGGATTTGCCTGTGGAGGTGGTTCTTCCTCGCAGACATGCCAGTTCTTCAAACACGAACGATGAGAAATCAGAGCCAGATAATTCAAATGCTGGGGGAAGATCAACTCGTGTTGAAAACACCAACACAGATGATTTTCAAAGAGCATTCAATAAGTTTCGAGACTCCGAAAGAGGTCAAATGGCTAAGATGCGGGATAATGATGATTTTGAGCGAGATAAATGGCACGAGGGGAAAATAAATGGAAGAGACTCCCGAACAAGAGCATACAATGTGAATGAGCAAAATGACATATCTCAGCGGGAATCTTCTGGTGCTCGTTCGGACTTCTCCAAAATGGATGCCCAATCGGAAAGTGCCTTCATAAATAACAAAGGAAGTTGGTCCGCTATCCAGAGGCAGCTATTGCAGTTGGAGAGGCAACAGGCGCATTTGATGAACATGTTGCAG GATTTCATGGGAGGCTCTCATGATAGCATGATAACTTTGGAAAACAGAGTCCGTGGACTCGAGAGAGTTGTTGAAGACATGGCACGTGATTTATCCGTGTCATCAGGTAGGAGAGGGAACTTTCCTCTAGGATTTGAAGGATCGTCTAATAGGCATCTAGGCAAGTATAGCGGATTTTCAGACTATCCGGTTGCCAAGTTTGGACGAAACAATGATGGAAGAGTTTCTTTTGGAGAGAGGTTTGTTCAATCAGAAGGAATTGGTGCAAACATGAGAGGAAGGAGTGCTGCATGGAGGCCTGATATGAATGAATCATGGGATTATCCTGCTTACATGTCGAGAAATGGGCAGATGGGATCTAAGAGATCTCTAGATGCCAGCATGGACAATAGGTCATCTAAATCAGAACAGGAAAGCGACCAAGGTGGTAACAGAAGAGCATGGGATAAGGGTGCTGGACCTTTAAGACTTGGTGAGGGGCCATCTGCAAGAAGTGTTTGGCAAGCATCAAAAGACGAAGCAACCTTAGAAGCCATTCGGGTAGCTGGGGAAGACAACGGAATATCTAGGACTCCGAAAGTGGCCATTCCTGAATTGACTGCGGAAGCATTGGTAGAGGACAATGCTGGTCAAGAACGGGATCCAGTATGGACTTCTTGGACTAATGCAATGGATGCCCTTCAGGCAGGTGATATGGACACGGCTTATGCTGAAGTTCTTTCTACTGGAGATGACATCTTGCTCATAAAGCTAATGGAAAGAACTGGTCCTGCAGTCGACCAGCTCTCAAATGAGATAGTCATTGAGATTTTCCGTGCTGTGGGACAATTTCTACTCGAACAGAACTTGTTTGACATATGTTTATCTTGGATTCAACAG TTGGTAGAAATTGTTTTGGACAATGGACCTGACTGTGTGGGGATTCCTATGGAAGTGAAGAAAGAACTATTGATAAATTTTCATGAAGCTTCTTCAACAATGGATCCACCTGATGATTGGGAAGGTGCTTCACCTGACCAACTTTTGTCACAGTTGGCCTCTGCTTGGAGAATTGATATTGGACAACTCCAATAG